A region from the Streptomyces sp. 3214.6 genome encodes:
- a CDS encoding class I SAM-dependent methyltransferase, with translation MSEKSQDTEPTTAAEPTAAAERIAALRPGYQADIAAGLDRFFEPRSAVCPWCGSDELTTRLRTTDLLQHKPGRFLLDRCAACGHTFQNPRLSAEGLEFYYRDFYDGLGEKKLGDTFGSRTKMYRGRAESMLPHDPDPKTWLDVGTGHGHFCAVAREVLPGTTFDGLDFTDGVELAQREGRVEHGYRGSFPDLAPGLAAGYDVVSMFHYLEHSTDPDRELRAARETVRPGGHLLIEVPDPESRYARLLGRWWLPWLQPQHLHFVPVANLRERLARLGFTVVAEQHAEPHDPVDLLAAVWLALDHAAPRDDAPWLPERPGALRRTLRAALLLAGIPALIAGTLLDRFAVRPVSHRLGVSNAYRIVARRD, from the coding sequence ATGAGCGAGAAGAGCCAAGACACCGAACCCACCACGGCCGCCGAGCCCACCGCGGCCGCCGAGCGCATCGCGGCGCTGCGCCCCGGCTACCAGGCGGACATCGCGGCCGGCCTGGACCGCTTCTTCGAACCCCGCAGCGCCGTCTGTCCCTGGTGCGGTTCGGACGAGCTGACCACCCGGCTGCGCACCACCGACCTGCTCCAGCACAAGCCGGGCCGCTTCCTCCTGGACCGCTGCGCGGCCTGCGGGCACACCTTCCAGAACCCCCGACTCAGCGCGGAGGGCCTGGAGTTCTACTACCGGGACTTCTACGACGGGCTCGGCGAGAAGAAGCTCGGCGACACCTTCGGCAGCCGGACGAAGATGTACCGCGGGCGGGCCGAGTCGATGCTGCCGCACGACCCCGACCCGAAGACCTGGCTGGACGTCGGCACCGGACACGGTCACTTCTGCGCGGTCGCCCGGGAGGTGTTGCCCGGGACCACGTTCGACGGGCTCGACTTCACCGACGGCGTCGAACTCGCCCAGCGGGAGGGCCGGGTGGAGCACGGCTACCGGGGCAGTTTCCCCGACCTCGCGCCCGGGCTGGCCGCCGGCTACGACGTGGTGAGCATGTTCCACTACCTGGAGCACAGCACCGACCCCGACCGTGAGCTGCGCGCCGCACGCGAGACGGTCCGCCCCGGCGGCCATCTGCTGATCGAGGTGCCGGACCCCGAGAGCCGCTACGCCCGCCTCCTCGGCCGCTGGTGGCTGCCCTGGCTCCAGCCGCAGCACCTGCACTTCGTGCCGGTGGCCAACCTGCGGGAACGGCTCGCGAGGCTGGGTTTCACGGTGGTGGCGGAGCAGCACGCCGAGCCGCACGACCCGGTCGATCTGCTGGCGGCCGTCTGGCTGGCGCTGGACCACGCGGCGCCCCGCGACGACGCGCCCTGGCTGCCCGAGCGGCCGGGCGCTCTGCGCCGCACGCTGCGCGCGGCCCTGCTCCTCGCCGGGATCCCGGCACTGATCGCGGGCACCCTGCTCGACCGGTTCGCGGTGCGGCCGGTGTCGCACCGGCTGGGTGTGTCCAACGCGTACCGGATCGTCGCCAGACGGGACTGA
- a CDS encoding sensor histidine kinase, with protein MKWGPPRRLAGLTARLGLRRGTARTRFTALYVTLFLLSGTALLAIAALVASGGSRSSQTALDGGTDQRATAAQAQGRIDDLEQQLAQAHDTQSRQILLGSAIALGVMAVISVGLGWFVAGRVLRPLRVMTAATRRITADSLHERLAIGGPGDEVKDLADTIDDLLGRLEGSFDAQRLFVANASHELRTPLTTMRASLDVALAKPGPVPETTATLAARMRAELDQVDRLLESFLVLARTQHGEFTDSARLTLGQLARTALTGRAKDIAAKGLTVRENRIDDSAWVWGSQTLLRRAVDNVVDNAIAHNDPEGWISVAVRAEGDGAGAVSLVVESSGPVLDQRRVADLAQPFRRLGADRTGTGQGSGLGLSIVAAITEAHHGTLDLRARPDGGLRVTITLPRTDGRATADAPNTETGVAR; from the coding sequence ATGAAATGGGGTCCGCCCCGACGGCTCGCGGGCCTGACTGCCCGGCTCGGCCTGCGCCGTGGCACTGCCCGCACCCGCTTCACCGCCTTGTACGTGACTCTGTTCCTGCTGTCGGGAACGGCGCTGCTCGCCATCGCGGCCCTGGTGGCATCCGGCGGATCGCGCTCCAGCCAGACCGCCCTCGATGGTGGCACCGATCAGCGAGCCACGGCGGCACAGGCCCAGGGCCGCATCGACGATCTGGAGCAGCAGCTGGCCCAGGCGCACGACACCCAGTCCCGGCAGATCCTGCTCGGCTCCGCCATCGCCCTCGGCGTCATGGCGGTGATCTCGGTCGGCCTCGGCTGGTTCGTCGCCGGCCGGGTGCTGCGCCCGCTGCGCGTGATGACAGCGGCCACCCGCCGGATCACCGCCGACAGCCTGCACGAACGCCTGGCCATCGGCGGCCCCGGCGACGAGGTGAAGGACCTCGCCGACACCATCGACGACCTCCTCGGCCGCCTGGAGGGCTCCTTCGACGCCCAGCGCCTCTTCGTCGCCAACGCCTCCCACGAGCTGCGCACCCCGCTCACCACGATGCGGGCCTCCCTGGACGTGGCCCTCGCCAAGCCGGGCCCAGTGCCCGAGACCACGGCCACGCTGGCCGCCCGGATGCGCGCCGAACTCGATCAGGTGGACCGGCTGCTGGAGAGTTTCCTCGTCCTGGCTCGCACCCAGCACGGCGAGTTCACCGACTCGGCGCGCCTCACCCTCGGCCAACTCGCGCGGACCGCCCTGACCGGACGGGCAAAGGACATTGCGGCCAAGGGCCTGACCGTGCGTGAAAACCGGATCGACGACTCCGCGTGGGTGTGGGGCAGCCAGACGTTGCTGCGCCGCGCGGTCGACAACGTGGTCGACAACGCGATCGCGCACAACGATCCCGAGGGCTGGATCAGTGTCGCGGTACGGGCCGAAGGAGACGGCGCAGGCGCGGTGTCCCTCGTCGTCGAGTCCAGCGGCCCGGTCCTCGACCAGCGGCGGGTGGCGGACCTCGCGCAGCCCTTCCGCCGCCTTGGCGCCGACCGGACCGGCACCGGCCAGGGAAGCGGCCTCGGCCTCTCCATCGTCGCGGCCATCACTGAGGCCCACCATGGCACCCTGGACCTGCGCGCCCGCCCCGACGGCGGCCTGCGCGTCACCATCACCCTCCCCCGTACGGACGGCAGGGCGACGGCGGATGCTCCCAACACAGAGACGGGCGTGGCGCGTTGA
- a CDS encoding acyl carrier protein has protein sequence MTSPTPHTSVTADEEAVLADLTGMLARLLENEYGLDDVEIGMRTTFNRDLELESIDLVTLAGLLQERYGDRVNFAEFLAGMEFDEIIELTVGRLVEYVVTSLKGAGAS, from the coding sequence ATGACTTCCCCCACCCCCCACACCTCCGTCACCGCCGACGAGGAGGCCGTCCTCGCCGACCTCACCGGCATGCTCGCGCGGCTCCTGGAAAACGAGTACGGCCTCGACGACGTCGAGATCGGCATGCGGACGACCTTCAACCGCGACCTGGAGCTGGAGAGCATCGACCTGGTCACCCTGGCCGGTCTGCTCCAGGAGCGGTACGGCGACCGGGTCAACTTCGCCGAGTTCCTGGCCGGCATGGAGTTCGACGAGATCATCGAGCTGACCGTCGGCCGGCTCGTCGAGTACGTCGTGACGAGCCTGAAGGGCGCGGGGGCGAGCTGA
- a CDS encoding beta-ketoacyl synthase N-terminal-like domain-containing protein has product MAVLLPGAADLDAYWRNLRDGVDAIGEVPDGRWDAAFYRPGSASDPAVADRVYARRGGFVDGLAEVEVTRFGIMPNSVAGTEPDQLIALHVASAALDDAGGTDRLPDRGRVGVVLGRGGYLTPGLVRLDQRVRTAGQLVRTLGELLPDLTADQLRRVQTAFTERLGPDSPESAIGLVPNLAASRVANRLDLRGPAYTVDAACASSLVAVDQAVGALASGRCDLMLAGGVHHCHDITLWSVFSQLRALSPSQRIRPFHRDADGILIGEGTGVVVLKRLTDAERDGDRIYAVIRGTGVASDGRAAGLVNPDPGGQAQAVRQAWRAAGLDPAAPGSIGLLEAHGTATPAGDGAELTTLTEVFGPGDGDAVLGSVKSMIGHTMPAAGVAGLVKAALAVHHRTLLPTLHCDDPHPALARTRFRTLEKAADWETAAGQPVRRAAVNAFGFGGINAHVVLEEAPGARGTLATGPSRPVRPVRPVRPVVDVTEPERVLLLAADSPTRLAALLDVDDSAVRAAGLDPGHSHPDAGPARLGIVDPTAKRLALARRTIARQRSWHGRSDVWFRPSPLLGAGHGGLAFLFPGLEGDFTPQVDDVAAHFGLPTLSLDGDRPGDVGRHGFGVVAVGRLLDTALRRSGIVPDAVAGHSVGEWTAMAAAGLYAGEEVDAFMAGFDPDSVTVPGLAFGAIGASAEQVLAALRDESRAESGLVLSHDNAPGQSMVCGPEAAVEDFVRAFRARGVLSQVLPFRSGFHTPMLQPHLGPIKEAADRFRLRRPHTPVWSGTTAAPFPADEAGIRSLFLRHLLEPVRFRQLAEALFAAGHRVYVQVGPGQLGSLVGDTLGDHDHLVVAANSPHRTGLAQLRRVATALWTAGATVAPALTPVGLTTAQRPSVRLDLGGSLVSLAPHDLTALRAELRAAAPARTADVGGPSPLDALVERSPMAAELSALLRETADTAAALITTRASTPVQPRPIGPTHSTVRVSPDTMPYLLDHCFFPQRPGWPDIADRWPVVPATTIVQHIVDAALDATRESSPGRVPIAVHGARFEEWLTATPAVDVPVTVTPQGPENPDRLAVSFGPRARATVELAVGYPAPAPAPWPTDPGAERTPEHTAAQLYAERWMFHGPAFQGVTELTAIGDRHVRGVITTPPAPGALLDNVGQILGYWIMATRTERTVVFPVGMREMRFHGPHPTPGTEVGCLVRITNLTDTFLEADVQLTVGGTVWAELHGWQDRRFDNDPTTRPVERFPELHTLSETRPGGWQLLHERWPDLASRELIMRNSLGGVERAQYAEHAPRGRRQWLLGRIAVKDAVRRWLWDQGEGPVFPAELRVHNDEAGRPYVTGVHGRVLPALDVSLAHCAEAGVAIVRPHTPGPGCGIDIEEVTDRTPQTVAAALGPDELRLLRTLLEQGGESEALWFARFWAAKEAVAKAEGTGFGGRPRDFTVLDTTPAGDRLTVAGRLAPAYTVHCAPAANPPRLPDRSYAVAWTTGHPTPKEYDAR; this is encoded by the coding sequence ATGGCGGTGCTGTTGCCGGGCGCCGCCGACCTGGACGCGTACTGGCGGAACCTGCGGGACGGCGTGGACGCGATCGGCGAGGTCCCGGACGGGCGCTGGGACGCGGCGTTCTACCGTCCCGGCAGCGCGTCCGACCCGGCCGTCGCGGACCGGGTGTACGCGCGCCGCGGCGGGTTCGTGGACGGGCTGGCGGAGGTGGAGGTCACCCGGTTCGGGATCATGCCGAACTCGGTGGCCGGCACCGAGCCCGACCAGCTCATCGCCCTGCATGTGGCCTCGGCCGCCCTGGACGACGCGGGCGGCACGGACCGCCTCCCCGACCGAGGGCGCGTCGGCGTCGTTCTCGGCCGGGGCGGCTACCTCACCCCCGGCCTGGTCCGGCTGGACCAGCGGGTGCGCACGGCGGGCCAACTCGTCCGTACGCTGGGCGAGTTGCTGCCCGACCTGACGGCGGATCAACTCCGCCGGGTGCAGACGGCGTTCACGGAGCGGCTCGGGCCGGACAGTCCCGAGTCCGCGATCGGCCTGGTGCCCAACCTCGCCGCCTCCCGGGTCGCCAACCGGCTGGATCTGCGCGGACCGGCGTACACCGTGGACGCGGCCTGCGCCTCGTCGCTGGTCGCCGTGGACCAGGCGGTGGGCGCCCTCGCGTCGGGGCGCTGCGACCTGATGCTCGCCGGGGGCGTCCACCACTGTCACGACATCACGCTGTGGAGCGTTTTCTCCCAGCTCCGCGCCCTCTCCCCCAGCCAGCGCATCCGTCCCTTCCACCGGGACGCCGACGGAATCCTGATCGGCGAGGGGACGGGTGTCGTCGTCCTCAAGCGGCTGACGGACGCCGAGCGCGACGGCGACCGGATCTACGCGGTGATCCGGGGCACCGGAGTGGCCAGCGACGGGCGGGCGGCCGGGCTGGTCAACCCCGATCCCGGTGGTCAGGCGCAGGCCGTGCGGCAGGCCTGGCGGGCCGCCGGGCTCGACCCGGCCGCGCCCGGCTCGATCGGGCTGCTGGAGGCGCACGGCACCGCGACTCCGGCGGGCGACGGCGCCGAACTCACCACGCTGACCGAGGTGTTCGGGCCCGGCGACGGTGACGCGGTCCTGGGGTCGGTCAAGTCGATGATCGGGCACACCATGCCCGCCGCGGGAGTCGCCGGACTGGTGAAGGCCGCGCTCGCCGTCCATCACCGCACCCTGCTCCCGACGCTGCACTGCGACGATCCGCACCCCGCCCTGGCCCGCACCCGGTTCCGCACCCTGGAGAAGGCCGCCGACTGGGAGACCGCCGCCGGACAGCCCGTGCGCCGGGCCGCCGTCAACGCGTTCGGGTTCGGCGGGATCAACGCGCACGTGGTGCTGGAGGAGGCCCCTGGCGCCCGCGGGACCCTCGCGACCGGCCCGTCCCGTCCGGTCCGTCCGGTCCGTCCGGTCCGTCCGGTCGTGGACGTCACCGAACCCGAGCGCGTCCTGCTGCTCGCCGCGGACTCCCCCACCCGCCTCGCCGCGCTCCTGGACGTCGACGACAGCGCCGTACGGGCCGCCGGGCTCGACCCCGGCCATTCGCACCCGGACGCGGGCCCGGCCCGGCTCGGCATCGTCGACCCGACCGCCAAGCGCCTCGCCCTGGCCCGCCGCACGATCGCGCGACAACGGTCCTGGCACGGCCGCAGCGACGTCTGGTTCCGGCCGAGCCCCCTGCTGGGCGCCGGCCACGGCGGGCTGGCGTTCCTGTTCCCCGGCCTGGAGGGCGACTTCACGCCCCAAGTCGACGACGTGGCAGCCCACTTCGGCCTGCCCACCCTCTCGCTCGACGGGGACCGGCCCGGCGACGTGGGCAGGCACGGCTTCGGTGTCGTCGCCGTCGGTCGGCTCCTCGACACCGCGCTGCGCCGCAGCGGCATCGTGCCGGACGCGGTCGCCGGGCACAGCGTGGGCGAGTGGACGGCGATGGCGGCGGCCGGGCTGTACGCCGGGGAGGAGGTCGACGCGTTCATGGCGGGCTTCGACCCGGACTCGGTTACGGTCCCGGGCCTCGCCTTCGGCGCGATCGGCGCGTCCGCCGAACAGGTCCTGGCCGCTCTGCGCGACGAGAGCCGGGCGGAGTCGGGCCTGGTGCTCTCGCACGACAACGCTCCCGGCCAGTCGATGGTGTGCGGCCCGGAGGCGGCGGTGGAGGACTTCGTGCGGGCCTTCCGCGCCCGGGGCGTCCTCAGCCAGGTGCTGCCGTTCCGGTCGGGCTTCCACACGCCGATGCTTCAGCCCCATCTCGGCCCGATCAAGGAGGCCGCCGACCGGTTCCGGCTGCGTCGGCCGCACACCCCGGTCTGGTCGGGGACGACGGCGGCGCCGTTCCCCGCGGACGAGGCGGGGATACGGTCCCTGTTCCTCCGGCACCTGCTGGAACCCGTCCGCTTCCGGCAGCTGGCCGAGGCCCTGTTCGCGGCCGGCCACCGGGTGTACGTCCAGGTCGGGCCCGGTCAGCTCGGCTCCCTCGTCGGCGACACCCTGGGCGACCACGACCACCTCGTCGTCGCCGCCAACTCACCCCACCGCACGGGCCTCGCCCAGCTCCGCCGGGTGGCCACCGCGCTGTGGACGGCGGGCGCGACGGTGGCGCCCGCCCTGACACCCGTCGGTCTCACCACGGCTCAACGACCGTCGGTGCGCCTGGACTTGGGCGGATCGCTGGTGTCCCTCGCACCTCACGACCTCACCGCACTGCGAGCCGAGCTGCGCGCCGCCGCCCCGGCCCGCACGGCGGACGTCGGCGGACCCTCGCCGCTGGACGCTCTCGTCGAACGCTCCCCGATGGCCGCCGAGTTGAGCGCCCTGCTCCGCGAGACGGCGGACACGGCCGCCGCCCTCATAACCACCAGGGCCTCAACTCCCGTACAGCCACGCCCGATCGGCCCGACGCACAGCACCGTCCGTGTCTCCCCCGACACCATGCCCTACCTCCTGGACCACTGCTTCTTCCCCCAGCGGCCCGGCTGGCCCGACATCGCCGACCGGTGGCCGGTCGTCCCGGCGACGACGATCGTGCAGCACATCGTGGACGCGGCGCTGGACGCGACCCGGGAGTCGTCCCCCGGCAGGGTGCCGATCGCCGTGCACGGCGCGCGGTTCGAGGAGTGGCTCACCGCCACCCCCGCCGTCGACGTACCGGTGACCGTGACCCCACAGGGCCCCGAGAACCCGGACCGCCTGGCCGTCTCCTTCGGTCCCCGGGCCCGCGCCACCGTGGAACTCGCCGTGGGGTATCCCGCCCCGGCCCCCGCCCCGTGGCCCACCGATCCCGGCGCCGAGCGCACCCCGGAGCACACCGCCGCCCAGCTGTACGCCGAGCGCTGGATGTTCCACGGCCCGGCGTTCCAGGGCGTCACCGAGCTCACCGCGATCGGCGACCGCCACGTCCGGGGAGTCATCACCACCCCGCCCGCGCCCGGCGCGCTGCTGGACAACGTCGGCCAGATCCTCGGCTACTGGATCATGGCGACCCGCACGGAGCGGACGGTCGTGTTCCCGGTCGGGATGCGGGAGATGCGGTTCCACGGGCCGCATCCGACGCCGGGGACCGAGGTGGGCTGCCTGGTGCGGATCACGAACCTCACCGACACGTTCCTGGAGGCCGACGTCCAGCTGACGGTCGGCGGCACGGTGTGGGCGGAGCTGCACGGCTGGCAGGACCGCCGCTTCGACAACGACCCCACGACCAGGCCGGTCGAGCGGTTCCCGGAGCTCCACACCCTGTCCGAGACCCGGCCGGGCGGCTGGCAACTGCTGCACGAGCGGTGGCCGGACCTGGCCTCCCGCGAGCTGATCATGCGCAACTCCCTCGGCGGCGTGGAGCGCGCGCAGTACGCGGAGCACGCGCCGCGCGGGCGCCGGCAGTGGCTGCTGGGCCGGATCGCGGTCAAGGACGCGGTCCGGCGGTGGCTGTGGGACCAGGGCGAGGGCCCGGTCTTCCCGGCAGAGCTGCGGGTGCACAACGACGAGGCGGGCCGCCCGTACGTCACCGGCGTGCACGGCCGTGTCCTGCCCGCGCTGGACGTGTCGCTGGCCCACTGCGCGGAGGCGGGCGTCGCGATCGTCCGGCCGCACACGCCGGGCCCCGGATGCGGGATCGACATCGAAGAGGTCACCGACCGCACCCCGCAGACCGTCGCCGCCGCCCTCGGACCGGACGAACTGCGCCTCCTGCGCACCCTGTTGGAGCAGGGCGGCGAATCCGAGGCGCTGTGGTTCGCCCGTTTCTGGGCGGCGAAGGAGGCCGTCGCCAAGGCGGAGGGAACCGGATTCGGCGGCAGGCCACGGGACTTCACGGTCCTCGACACGACCCCGGCCGGCGACCGGCTGACCGTCGCGGGCCGCCTGGCACCCGCCTACACCGTGCACTGCGCCCCGGCCGCCAACCCGCCCCGGCTGCCCGACCGTTCGTACGCGGTCGCTTGGACGACGGGACACCCGACCCCGAAGGAGTACGACGCCCGATGA
- a CDS encoding glycosyltransferase, which yields MSRFLFVVPPLTGHINPTVGVAAELTARGHVVAWACPDPELVGRLAGPGAGAVFACAGTPQGERPAGLRGPEALKFLWEWYLLPLARTMAPGVRAAVEAFRPDVVVADQQAFAGALVAERLGLPWATSATTSAEFTDPLAGLPKVSQWLAEQLAELRVAVGDPAGTVDPRFSPQLVLAFSTPELAGTSHSGVRWVGPSITARPSAAGFPWAWLDPGRVTVLVTLGTANTDVGGRFLDTCRSALRERADRMQGVIVDPGGMLEPHGDGGEGDGDDKDVLIVPSVPQLALLERGVGAVVCHAGHNSVCEALWHGVPLVVAPIRDDQPVVAGQVVDAGAGVRVRFGRVTAQKLGAALDAVLDDPAHSAAAERIRTAFRAAGGASAAAAHLDGLAREFR from the coding sequence GTGAGCCGATTCCTGTTCGTCGTCCCGCCGTTGACCGGGCACATCAATCCGACCGTCGGCGTCGCCGCCGAACTCACCGCGCGCGGGCACGTGGTGGCGTGGGCCTGCCCCGATCCGGAGCTGGTGGGCCGGCTCGCGGGTCCCGGGGCCGGGGCGGTCTTCGCCTGTGCCGGGACCCCGCAGGGTGAGCGGCCGGCCGGCCTGCGCGGTCCGGAGGCTCTGAAGTTCCTGTGGGAGTGGTACCTGCTCCCGCTGGCCCGGACCATGGCGCCGGGGGTGCGGGCGGCCGTCGAGGCGTTCCGGCCGGACGTGGTCGTCGCCGACCAGCAGGCCTTCGCCGGCGCGCTGGTCGCGGAGCGGCTGGGTCTGCCCTGGGCGACCTCGGCGACCACGTCGGCCGAGTTCACCGACCCCCTCGCCGGGCTGCCCAAGGTCAGTCAGTGGCTGGCGGAGCAGCTGGCCGAACTCCGGGTTGCCGTCGGGGACCCGGCGGGCACCGTCGACCCCCGCTTCTCCCCACAGCTCGTCCTCGCCTTCAGCACACCGGAGTTGGCGGGCACCTCGCACTCCGGGGTCCGCTGGGTCGGTCCGTCGATCACGGCCCGCCCGTCCGCCGCCGGCTTCCCCTGGGCGTGGCTCGACCCCGGCCGGGTCACCGTGCTGGTCACACTCGGCACCGCGAACACCGACGTGGGCGGCCGGTTCCTCGACACGTGCCGCAGCGCGCTGCGGGAGCGGGCCGACCGGATGCAGGGGGTGATCGTCGATCCCGGCGGCATGCTGGAGCCGCACGGCGACGGCGGCGAGGGCGACGGCGATGACAAGGACGTGCTGATCGTGCCGTCCGTGCCCCAACTCGCCCTGCTGGAGCGGGGAGTCGGTGCCGTGGTCTGCCACGCGGGGCACAACAGCGTGTGCGAGGCGCTGTGGCACGGGGTCCCGCTCGTCGTGGCTCCCATCCGCGACGACCAGCCGGTGGTTGCCGGGCAGGTCGTGGACGCGGGGGCCGGGGTGCGGGTGCGGTTCGGCCGGGTCACCGCGCAGAAGCTGGGCGCGGCGCTGGACGCCGTCCTGGACGACCCCGCCCACTCCGCGGCGGCCGAGCGGATCCGTACGGCGTTCCGCGCCGCGGGCGGCGCCTCCGCCGCCGCGGCCCATCTCGACGGACTGGCCAGGGAGTTCAGATGA
- a CDS encoding alpha/beta fold hydrolase — protein sequence MAMVDTGTVRLHVQRIGPREGRPATATVVLVHGLLTDSLASYYFTVAPAFAAAGLDVVMYDLRGHGRSERPAAGYTLDDSVDDLEALLDRLAVTGPVHLVGNSYGGTIAFGYAARHPERAASVSLIESEPATAAWAVKLGGILDRVVTQLAHNEPDAIAWITANRSHNTARLAKGAARLARETSLGRDIPASRVLTEDQIAAVRCPVLGLYGGDSDLAALAPWFQAVLPDCRTVVIPGHEHSVLVEASGTVGGHILHLVEEAGRVAAEAAG from the coding sequence ATGGCGATGGTCGACACCGGCACCGTCCGGTTGCACGTACAGCGGATCGGCCCCCGGGAGGGCCGGCCGGCCACCGCCACGGTGGTGCTGGTGCACGGTCTGCTCACCGACAGCCTGGCCAGCTACTACTTCACCGTCGCGCCCGCGTTCGCAGCCGCCGGCCTCGACGTCGTCATGTACGACCTGCGCGGCCACGGACGCAGCGAACGCCCCGCCGCCGGTTACACGTTGGACGACAGCGTCGACGACCTGGAGGCGCTGCTCGACCGGCTGGCGGTGACCGGGCCGGTGCATCTCGTCGGCAACTCCTACGGCGGCACGATCGCGTTCGGCTACGCGGCCCGGCATCCGGAGCGGGCGGCGAGCGTCAGCCTCATCGAGTCCGAACCGGCCACCGCCGCCTGGGCGGTGAAACTCGGCGGGATCCTGGACCGGGTCGTGACGCAGCTCGCGCACAACGAGCCGGACGCGATCGCCTGGATCACCGCGAACCGTAGCCACAACACCGCCCGCCTGGCGAAGGGCGCGGCCCGGCTCGCCCGCGAGACCAGCCTCGGCCGGGACATCCCGGCCAGCCGGGTACTGACGGAAGATCAGATCGCGGCGGTGCGCTGCCCGGTGCTGGGCCTGTACGGCGGAGACTCCGACCTCGCCGCACTCGCGCCCTGGTTCCAGGCGGTGCTGCCGGACTGCCGGACCGTGGTGATCCCGGGGCACGAGCACTCGGTTCTCGTGGAGGCCTCGGGGACGGTCGGCGGGCACATCCTGCACCTGGTCGAGGAGGCCGGGCGGGTGGCGGCGGAGGCGGCCGGGTGA
- a CDS encoding response regulator transcription factor: MRVLVVDDARPLAEVVAEGLRDQGMAVDVAHDGLDAAAKLDVNAYDVVVLDRDLPGIHGDTLCQMITERDGRVMVLMLTAADSPGDRVSGLTLGADDYLAKPFHFPELILRIRALARRRPAARSRTLSTAGIELDPMRRTASRDGHQLDLSVKEFAVLEALLNASPAFLSTENLLEQVWDEHADPFTNTVTVTISRLRRKLGDPPVIATTPGVGYRIIDPAVPPD, encoded by the coding sequence TTGAGAGTCCTGGTGGTCGACGACGCCCGCCCCCTCGCCGAAGTCGTCGCCGAGGGACTGCGCGACCAGGGCATGGCCGTGGACGTGGCCCACGACGGGCTCGACGCCGCGGCCAAGCTGGACGTCAACGCGTACGACGTCGTCGTGCTCGACCGCGACCTGCCGGGCATCCACGGCGACACCCTCTGCCAGATGATCACCGAGCGGGACGGCCGCGTGATGGTCCTGATGCTGACCGCCGCCGACTCACCCGGCGACCGCGTCAGCGGCCTGACCCTGGGCGCCGACGACTACCTCGCCAAGCCCTTCCACTTTCCCGAACTCATCCTGCGCATCCGGGCCCTGGCCCGCCGCCGGCCCGCCGCCCGGTCCCGCACCCTGAGCACGGCGGGCATCGAACTCGACCCGATGCGCCGCACCGCCAGCCGCGACGGCCACCAACTCGACCTCTCCGTCAAGGAATTCGCGGTACTCGAAGCCCTCCTGAACGCGAGCCCCGCCTTCCTCAGCACGGAGAACCTCCTCGAACAGGTCTGGGACGAACACGCCGACCCGTTCACCAACACCGTCACGGTGACCATCAGCCGCCTGCGCCGCAAACTCGGCGACCCCCCGGTCATCGCCACCACACCCGGCGTGGGGTATCGGATCATCGACCCAGCCGTCCCACCAGACTGA
- a CDS encoding alpha/beta hydrolase fold domain-containing protein: MARPAVAARAATTMQGLNRLASRRSGGPGSTAAWQARLPEYPRDVRELTIPTSVAPAPVTVYAPPTGTATCPPVHINFHGGGFVISMPEMDDALCRLLAVEAGVVVVNVKYVVAPQHPFPAPTTQAYDVVRWVAEHGAEQGWDGGRLTVGGQSAGGALAAAVARQALEQGGPSLALQVLHYPPLDLTTPARDKKAAVAKPMLRPWMGEIFDSSYVPDPRERAHRLVSPAGAADTADLNGIAPALVITAHDDLLRNEATRYAERLDAAGALVALHDVAGADHGYDAKDDVKARATYHLIARHLRQATAPEAPDA, encoded by the coding sequence ATGGCCAGACCCGCGGTGGCCGCCCGCGCCGCCACGACGATGCAGGGCCTCAACCGGCTGGCGAGCCGACGCTCCGGCGGCCCCGGCTCCACGGCCGCCTGGCAGGCGCGCTTGCCCGAATATCCGCGTGACGTACGGGAGTTGACGATCCCGACGTCCGTCGCCCCGGCCCCGGTCACGGTGTACGCACCGCCGACCGGGACGGCGACGTGCCCTCCCGTGCACATCAACTTCCATGGCGGCGGCTTCGTCATCTCGATGCCGGAGATGGACGACGCGCTGTGCCGGCTGCTCGCCGTGGAGGCGGGGGTGGTCGTGGTCAACGTCAAGTACGTCGTCGCCCCGCAGCACCCGTTCCCTGCGCCGACCACGCAGGCGTACGACGTCGTGCGGTGGGTCGCCGAGCACGGCGCCGAGCAGGGCTGGGACGGCGGGCGGCTCACCGTGGGCGGGCAGAGCGCGGGCGGCGCGCTCGCCGCGGCCGTGGCCCGGCAGGCCCTGGAGCAGGGCGGTCCGTCGCTCGCGCTCCAGGTGCTGCACTATCCCCCGCTGGATCTCACGACCCCCGCCAGAGACAAGAAGGCCGCCGTCGCCAAGCCGATGCTGCGCCCCTGGATGGGCGAGATCTTCGACTCCTCCTATGTGCCGGATCCCCGCGAGCGCGCCCACCGGCTCGTCTCGCCCGCGGGCGCCGCGGACACCGCCGACCTGAACGGCATCGCCCCGGCCCTGGTGATCACGGCCCACGACGACCTGCTCAGGAACGAGGCGACACGGTACGCCGAGCGGCTCGACGCCGCGGGAGCCCTCGTCGCACTCCACGACGTCGCCGGAGCCGACCACGGCTACGACGCCAAGGACGACGTAAAGGCCCGCGCCACCTATCACCTGATCGCCCGTCACCTCAGACAGGCCACGGCACCCGAGGCCCCCGACGCCTGA